A region from the Canis lupus familiaris isolate Mischka breed German Shepherd chromosome 3, alternate assembly UU_Cfam_GSD_1.0, whole genome shotgun sequence genome encodes:
- the LOC102154042 gene encoding USP6 N-terminal-like protein isoform X3 — MFLPEEDAFWALAQLMTNDRHAMHGFFVPGFPKLLRFQAHHERVLQRALPNLRKHMDEEQMSTDIYTPKCFLQCFLGRTPFLLTLKLWDAYIFDGERVLTAMAYTILKVHRKRLLKLPLEGLQEFLQDSLAQPWALEDEAVLRHLRASMTQLWRTQCDLPPQVGSGPRPLLTRPAGAAHRGQSPWGPRPHLWGSPLLLQPRGPQAKAERAGTHCRAWAPVWGAEHRVRPGGHTGAVRTPGAPSGGHTACWRR, encoded by the exons ATGTTCCTGCCCGAGGAGGACGCCTTCTGGGCGCTGGCCCAGCTGATGACCAATGACAGGCATGCCATGCACG GTTTCTTCGTCCCGGGCTTCCCGAAGCTCCTCAGGTTCCAGGCTCATCACGAGCGCGTCCTCCAAAGAGCTCTCCCCAACCTGAGGAAGCACATG GATGAGGAGCAGATGTCCACCGACATCTATACCCCAAAGTGTTTCCTGCAGTGCTTCCTCGGCCGG ACCCCCTTCTTGCTCACCCTGAAGCTGTGGGATGCCTACATATTCGATGGGGAGCGGGTGCTCACGGCCATGGCCTACACCATCCTCAAGGTGCACAGGA AGCGCCTCCTGAAGCTGCCCCTGGAAGGGCTCCAGGAGTTCCTCCAGGActctctggcccagccctgggccctggaggacGAGGCGGTGCTCAGACACCTTCGGGCCTCCATGACCCAGCTCTGGAGGACGCAGTGCGACCTGCCCCCCCAGGTGGGCTCAGGGCCCCGGCCCCTCCTGACTCGGCCTGCTGGGGCCGCCCACAGGGGACAGAGCCCCTGGGGCCCCCGTCCTCATCTCTGGggctctcctcttctgctccagCCTCGGGGACCCCAGGCCAAGGCTGAGCGGGCGGGCACCCACTGCAGGGCCTGGGCACCAGTGTGGGGGGCTGAGCACAGGGTCAGGCCGGGGGGCCACACGGGAGCCGTGAggacccccggggcccccagcggGGGACACACAGCCTGCTGGCGACGCTGA